Below is a genomic region from Halococcus agarilyticus.
CGCTCGATACAGTCGTAACAGAGGAGATACTCGGAGCCGTCCTCGAATTCGAGGGCCAGACCCTCGCTCGCGTCGCCGCCGAACGTCCAGAGGTTCGCGATGCCGCCCGCGATCCCCACTGCACGCCCGCAGCCGTCACACGGCTCGCTGGTCATGGATGGACGGTGGGTGCGCCCGGAGAAAGCCCTTTCTCCGGTTCTCGGTAGTGGCCGGGGTGACGACTGTCGATTCGTGCGAACCCGATGCCGACACAAATGAGAACCGCAGGCCACATGCCTCCCGCACCCACTTTTTTACTTCGTCGGGTGCGCTCGCTTCGCTCGCGCACCACTCCTCGCAAAAACCTGGACTAAAAACACCCGCTCACTCGCGTTGCTCGTTCGCGGTTCGATTACCGACACCACCACCTCAGCACCGCGCCGCAACAGCCACATACCTCCCCAACCGACTCCCTCAGTCGCTCACTTCGTTCGCTCCCTCAGTCATCCCTCGCGCGAGTCGCGCGTCTACCGACGCGCTCCCGCGCGCCACCGCACCAACACCGCACCGATGTCTGACTGCGTTCCAACCGACAGCGCCCGAATCTACCGCCGAGCGTGGACTTATCCCCCGCCGGTCCCTGCCTCGCGTATGCGCGTGCTGGTGACCGGCGCGACGGGGTTCGTCGGCAGCCGTCTCGTCCCGGCGCTGATCGAGGCGGGCCACGACGTCAGGGTGCTCACCCGCGACGCCGACGGGTACGACGGGCCGGCCGGCGAGGTCTGCGAGGGCGACATCCTCGACGCCGGCACGTTCGAACACGCTCTGGAGGGGATCGACGCCGCGTACTACCTCATCCACTCGATGGAGTCCGGCACGGACTTCGCGGCGCGGGACCGCCGGGCGGCCCACAACTTCCAGCGCGCGGCGAGCGAGGCGGGGATCGACCGCGTGCTCTATCTCGGCGGACTGGGCGAGACCCGCCAGGGCCTCTCCGAGCACCTGATGTCCCGGCGCGAGGTCGAGACAATCCTCGCCGAGGGAGCGTACGATCTCACCACGCTCCGGGCTGCGATCATCGTGGGCGAGGGCTCGTCGAGCTTTGCGATGGTCGAACAGCTCGTTCACCGACTCCCCGTCATGATCACCCCGAAGTGGGTCCGCACCGAGTGCCAGCCCATCGCGATCGCGGACGTGATCGCGTACCTCGTTGGCTGTCTCGACGTGCCCGAAACCGCGGGCGACACCTTCGAGATCGGTGGTCCCGAGGTGCTGACCTACCGGGAACTCCTCGAACACACCGCCGCGATCGCGGATCGCTCGCTGTTCGTCCTCCCCGTGCCGGTGCTCTCGCCGAAGCTCTCGGCGTACTGGGTCGATCTCGTCACCGACATCCCGAAGGCGGTCGCGCATCCGCTGATCCTCGGGCTCAAAAACACCGTCGTGGTCGACGACACGCGGATCGAGGAGCTGGTGCCGATCGAGCGCACCGACTTCACGACCGCTGTCGAGCGGGCGCTCGGCCGGCAGGCAGAACCCGCGGCGACCGAACGCGCCGAGCGGGCACGGGTCGAACCCGAGCGATGAGCCGGCCCCCCGACTTCGGCGAGACGTGGACCTACGAGAGCATCATCGGCGCGCTGCCCGGCATCACGATATCGACCACGTTCGCGCTCGCGATCCAGCTCGGCGTGTTCGAGGCGGGCGTGATCGTGCTCGCGTGGTACTACGACCTCTGGAACGTCGCACTCGCGGGCAGCGCCGCGGTGTTCGTCGCCGGCATCGGCTCCATCGAGATGGTGCGGGTCGCGCGGCGCATTCGTACTGTGGAACTCCCCGACGCCTACCGCCGCCTGGTGTTCGGCTCGAACATGGACGTCCTGCTCGCGGTGCTCGCGTTCTGTGCGATGTTGACCTACCTGTTCGTGCCGAACCCCGCGACCGGCCGCGCCCCGTTTCTCGACCGACTTCTGGGTCCCGATCCGCCCGTGCTCGTGGTCTACTTCCTCCTCCTCGTGCTCTGGGACGTCTGTTATCGGATCGGGACGGGCTGGTGGGCGACCGTCACGGCGCTCTGGCGCTCGTATCGCTATCGGTTCGACGCCGACACCGCGCGCACGTTCTTCTGGGCCGACGTCGAGACGATCGCGTTCGGCGTCATCCAGCTCCTCCTCGTCCCGTTCGTCACTGAGTATCCCGTGCTCCTCGCGGTGCTCCTCGCACACGTCTCGGCGGTGCTCGTGGTCACGAGCGCGTCGCTCTGGTTGCTGTACGCGAAACGGGGATCGGTGAAGGACGCTACCGCGACTTGATCTCGCGGAACTGCGCGAGCAGCTCGTCCGCATCCGCGTCGCCGACGTCGTACTCGACGTCGCCTTCGTACTGGGTCCGCTCGTCGTCGTCGGCGGCGTTCGCGCCCACTTCGCTCGTCTTCTCCTCGCGGCGTTGATGCTCTGCCGCGTCATAGGCACCCATTGACATGGTAAGTACACTCGTCGTTGTGGCTACCCAGTTATCAATGTATTGGTTATATTTCCGAGGGTATCGCGCCCCGAGGGAGACCGACACCGCTAACGGTTCGGCGCGCAAATCCGATTCATGGCTGGTCCCCTCCGATTCCGGCGGTCGCACGAGGAGTGGGACGCTTCCCGCGTGCGGCGCGACCTCCACACGCCGCTCGACCGAACCTTCGGCGCGACGCTCTCCTCGGCGTGGTACAAGCCCCCTCGCGGCCACCGTGCTCGCCGCCTCGAAATGGACAACGGCGACCGCGCACTGTTCGTCTGGGGCGAGGACGCCTACTGGCTCGGCAACACCCGAACACCAGAGTCGCTCTGGCGCACGGAGAAGTACACCTTCGAGGAGGTGCCCTACTCCATCGCACGGTGGGCCCAGCGCGAACTCCTCGCCGAGCTCGAAATGACGGATCCGTGGCTCGCGGCGTACGAACACGTCGCGTGGTTCTTCCTGCCGATCCTCTTCTCGAAAGACGGCCGGGCGAGTTCGCGAGCCTTCTTCGCCGACCACGCCGCGGGGTTTCCGGATGCCAACGCCGACGACGCGCTCGGATTCTACGAGCGACTCCTCTCGACTGGCGTGTTCGACGATCACCGCTACACCATGGCGGCGAAGCTCGGCACCAGCGAGCACGTCGATCGGACGAGAATGAGCGCGACGATGGGCGAGTTCAACGCCGCAAAGCTCCTCACCGACGCCGGCTACGCTCCTACTCCGGAGATCGAACTCGACTCGGGCTACGCGCTGGACTTCCGTGTGACGACCGATCGCGGCCCCGTTCTGGTCGAGGTCACGCGCCCCGGACGGCCCGCCGGGCGATCCGCGGGCACGCCGGCGGCCGCGATCCGCCAGACCGGCGCGGCGAAGACGGACGACCAGCTCGCCGCCCATCCCGACGCCGTGCTGTTCGTCGACTGCTCGTCGTTTCACGGCGACGAGTGGGTCGCGCTCATGGGCGAACGCCCCGGTGTGGCTCACCGGCCGGCGGTCGTCTTCCGCGCGCGGCCCGACGGCTCGGTCGCGGGCTACGAGAAGGGATCGGTGCCGCTCGAACTCGACGCCGCTCTCGGCGAGTAGCGCGAAATTCGTCCTCAATCGTTAGAGCGACACTTGGTCGTGGCCGGTCTCGCCGGGCGCGGTCGGATCGCGGTCGGAGTACCCCTTCCGCCCGATCGCCGCGTCGCCGACCGCGCTGTAGGCCATAAGCCGCGCGGCTTCCGACGATTCGACGGTGTCGGAACCGATCCGCCCCAGCGCGTCGCCGAACGTCTCGGTCCCGTTCGGGAGTGCGAGTTCGATACCGCCGTAGGCGTCGATCAGTTCGTCGGTCGTCGCGGGATAGCTGTGGGCGTCGAGCCGGTCTTCCACTTCGATCATGCACTGCATGCTCGTTGCTGGCCGCGTGAACATCATAAACGTTCTCTACAATCTCTTGGGTCGGATATTCATTCATTAAGGATGTTGCACTCGCCCGGAAGAGGCTTGTCGCCGGCGGTGCAGATCCCCGGCATGCCGCCCGTCGCCGACCTCCACGTCCACACGACGAACTCCGACGGGACGATGAGTCTCCACGAGGTCCCCCACGCGGCCCGCGCGGCCGGCGTCGAGATCGTCGCCATCACCGATCACGAGCGCCTCCACGACGATCTCGACACCCCGTCCGACGACCTCGATGGCGTGCCCGTGATCCACGGGATCGAGCTCCGGGTCGAGACCGACGCGGGCCAGGTCGATCTACTGGGATACGGCGTCGAGCCGACGCCCGAACTCGCCCGGGAGATCGACCGACTCCAGACCGACCGGGTCGAACGCGGCCACGCGATCGTCGACTGCGCCGAGGACCGTCTCGATACTGAGCTCCCGCTCGAACCCGCCGCGGGGATCGGCCGGCCCGACATCGCGCGCGCGATCGCCGACGCTACCGAATACGACTATCAGGGAGCCTTCGAGGAGGTGATCGGCCGGGGCTGTCCGTGTTTCGTCGCCCGGAACCTCCCCGACTTCGAGCGCGGGGCCAGCCTCCTTGCCGAGACCTGTGGCCTCGTCTCGCTCGCCCATCCGCTCCGCTACGGCGACCCCACAGCCGCGCTCGAACTCACGGGCTCGGCGTACGTCGACGGCGTCGAACGCCACTACGAGTACGGCCGGTCGGTCGACGTCTCACCTGTTGAGCGTGCGATCGACCGCCACGATCTCGTTCCGACTGGCGGGAGCGACGCCCACGACGACGTGCTCGGGCGTGCGGGGCTCGACCGTGAGGGGTTCGATCGCGTCGCGGAACGTCTCCCCTAACGGAGGATTGAACCTTCGTCGGCTCCGAGGGACGGGTGATGCAGTGTCACTACTGCGAGACCGAAGCCGCCGTCGCCGTCGAGAAGAACGCTCTGAAGGTCGGTCTCTGCCGAACACACCTCCGCGAGCGCCTCCAGGAGCTCGCCGACGACGACGCGCTCGCCGGGATCGAGGACGAACTCGACATCGATC
It encodes:
- a CDS encoding DUF5789 family protein, translated to MQCMIEVEDRLDAHSYPATTDELIDAYGGIELALPNGTETFGDALGRIGSDTVESSEAARLMAYSAVGDAAIGRKGYSDRDPTAPGETGHDQVSL
- a CDS encoding NAD(P)H-binding protein, coding for MRVLVTGATGFVGSRLVPALIEAGHDVRVLTRDADGYDGPAGEVCEGDILDAGTFEHALEGIDAAYYLIHSMESGTDFAARDRRAAHNFQRAASEAGIDRVLYLGGLGETRQGLSEHLMSRREVETILAEGAYDLTTLRAAIIVGEGSSSFAMVEQLVHRLPVMITPKWVRTECQPIAIADVIAYLVGCLDVPETAGDTFEIGGPEVLTYRELLEHTAAIADRSLFVLPVPVLSPKLSAYWVDLVTDIPKAVAHPLILGLKNTVVVDDTRIEELVPIERTDFTTAVERALGRQAEPAATERAERARVEPER
- a CDS encoding DUF6757 family protein — translated: MQCHYCETEAAVAVEKNALKVGLCRTHLRERLQELADDDALAGIEDELDIDRS
- a CDS encoding DUF7530 family protein produces the protein MSRPPDFGETWTYESIIGALPGITISTTFALAIQLGVFEAGVIVLAWYYDLWNVALAGSAAVFVAGIGSIEMVRVARRIRTVELPDAYRRLVFGSNMDVLLAVLAFCAMLTYLFVPNPATGRAPFLDRLLGPDPPVLVVYFLLLVLWDVCYRIGTGWWATVTALWRSYRYRFDADTARTFFWADVETIAFGVIQLLLVPFVTEYPVLLAVLLAHVSAVLVVTSASLWLLYAKRGSVKDATAT
- a CDS encoding DUF5784 family protein, with the translated sequence MAGPLRFRRSHEEWDASRVRRDLHTPLDRTFGATLSSAWYKPPRGHRARRLEMDNGDRALFVWGEDAYWLGNTRTPESLWRTEKYTFEEVPYSIARWAQRELLAELEMTDPWLAAYEHVAWFFLPILFSKDGRASSRAFFADHAAGFPDANADDALGFYERLLSTGVFDDHRYTMAAKLGTSEHVDRTRMSATMGEFNAAKLLTDAGYAPTPEIELDSGYALDFRVTTDRGPVLVEVTRPGRPAGRSAGTPAAAIRQTGAAKTDDQLAAHPDAVLFVDCSSFHGDEWVALMGERPGVAHRPAVVFRARPDGSVAGYEKGSVPLELDAALGE
- a CDS encoding DUF7561 family protein, producing the protein MTSEPCDGCGRAVGIAGGIANLWTFGGDASEGLALEFEDGSEYLLCYDCIERLPEDARAEDVAALCGE
- a CDS encoding PHP domain-containing protein, whose translation is MPPVADLHVHTTNSDGTMSLHEVPHAARAAGVEIVAITDHERLHDDLDTPSDDLDGVPVIHGIELRVETDAGQVDLLGYGVEPTPELAREIDRLQTDRVERGHAIVDCAEDRLDTELPLEPAAGIGRPDIARAIADATEYDYQGAFEEVIGRGCPCFVARNLPDFERGASLLAETCGLVSLAHPLRYGDPTAALELTGSAYVDGVERHYEYGRSVDVSPVERAIDRHDLVPTGGSDAHDDVLGRAGLDREGFDRVAERLP
- a CDS encoding DUF5786 family protein translates to MGAYDAAEHQRREEKTSEVGANAADDDERTQYEGDVEYDVGDADADELLAQFREIKSR